One Dehalogenimonas sp. THU2 DNA window includes the following coding sequences:
- a CDS encoding dienelactone hydrolase, with the protein MKLKFFLGLAATERLAVIALVLLLPQFSPVALAYPTPERTYEVGLHTITLDYIDPSGGTQFVEAAIWYPTDDKASIYTYSDGARSYLAIDGELSQTGTAYPLVIFNHGFNASEMQSLFLKETLASEGYIVASVRFSDNIWGGITEFLSFADHQIGDGIDGYLRDVYENYFDTYRLPAAEALLDYMISESDRAGSLFQGGIDISAIGMGGHSFGGLTTLGLIGGHSDPAQEDPRIKAALLLSSPSFPFEKNIGNIDVPIMAMRGDYDLLLNRPEDAFWYLGGEVQPPYYYLVLRNADHFVFSESDADTGWVPAAIAEDERLKAIDLYALAFFDLYLKGDASAATTLSQTSTALLSYDWLTAP; encoded by the coding sequence ATGAAACTGAAATTCTTCCTGGGACTGGCCGCCACCGAACGCCTGGCGGTAATCGCTCTCGTCCTGTTGTTGCCCCAGTTCAGCCCGGTAGCACTGGCATACCCGACGCCGGAGCGCACGTATGAGGTCGGTCTTCATACCATCACCCTGGACTATATCGACCCAAGCGGTGGGACGCAATTCGTAGAAGCGGCTATCTGGTATCCGACTGACGACAAGGCGTCCATTTACACCTATAGCGACGGTGCCCGGAGCTATTTGGCGATCGATGGCGAACTGTCGCAAACCGGCACCGCCTACCCGCTGGTTATCTTCAATCATGGTTTCAATGCTTCGGAGATGCAGTCGTTATTCCTCAAAGAAACGCTAGCCAGCGAAGGTTATATCGTGGCTTCCGTACGTTTCAGCGATAACATCTGGGGCGGGATCACCGAATTTCTTAGCTTTGCCGACCATCAGATCGGCGATGGCATCGACGGTTACCTGCGGGATGTATATGAAAACTACTTCGACACCTATCGCCTTCCGGCGGCTGAGGCACTGCTCGATTACATGATCTCAGAGAGCGACCGGGCAGGATCGTTATTTCAAGGCGGCATCGACATCTCTGCCATCGGCATGGGTGGGCACTCTTTCGGTGGCTTGACCACCCTAGGACTGATCGGCGGTCATTCCGACCCGGCTCAGGAAGACCCCCGCATCAAGGCAGCCCTGCTGCTCTCATCACCGTCCTTCCCCTTCGAGAAAAACATCGGCAACATCGATGTCCCCATCATGGCCATGCGCGGGGATTATGACCTGCTGCTGAACCGGCCTGAGGACGCCTTCTGGTATCTGGGCGGCGAGGTCCAGCCGCCGTATTATTACCTGGTGCTCCGAAACGCCGACCATTTCGTCTTTTCAGAGTCTGATGCCGATACCGGCTGGGTACCGGCCGCCATCGCCGAAGATGAACGGCTGAAAGCTATCGACCTTTACGCCCTGGCGTTCTTTGACCTCTACCTCAAAGGCGACGCTTCAGCGGCAACAACACTATCCCAGACCTCCACGGCGCTCCTTAGCTACGACTGGCTGACCGCCCCATAG
- a CDS encoding DOMON domain-containing protein, with protein MKSAIPRLVPLVALTLALISSAACSSDGTTPTTSAPTTPAATTPWAADGIISTGEYTSSQSFTSGVTTFNLHWKTDAQFIYVAMEAQVTGYIAVALDPDIIGGKTNTDMLFGYVAGSQAFLFDQWARTEAGESHPDDTALGGVNNITEFGGRETGGKTIIEFKRLLNTGDQYDHPFVTGANRIMWAVHNTSDDLQVHTAFGRGSITIS; from the coding sequence ATGAAATCAGCAATCCCCCGACTGGTACCCCTGGTAGCTCTGACACTGGCTCTAATTTCCTCAGCCGCCTGTTCATCCGATGGAACCACCCCCACCACTTCTGCGCCGACCACTCCAGCTGCCACCACCCCCTGGGCAGCCGACGGCATTATCTCTACCGGTGAATATACCTCCTCCCAATCTTTCACAAGTGGTGTTACGACCTTCAATCTGCACTGGAAAACCGACGCACAGTTCATTTACGTGGCTATGGAAGCGCAGGTAACCGGATATATCGCTGTTGCCCTGGACCCTGACATCATCGGAGGTAAAACAAATACCGATATGCTCTTCGGTTATGTCGCCGGCAGCCAGGCATTTCTCTTCGACCAATGGGCTAGGACAGAAGCCGGTGAATCCCATCCAGATGATACGGCTCTTGGTGGTGTAAACAACATTACCGAATTCGGCGGCCGTGAAACCGGCGGTAAAACCATAATCGAGTTCAAACGCCTGTTAAACACGGGGGATCAGTATGACCACCCGTTTGTTACTGGCGCTAACCGCATCATGTGGGCAGTCCACAACACTTCCGATGATCTCCAGGTCCACACTGCTTTCGGCCGGGGCAGCATTACGATAAGTTAA
- a CDS encoding response regulator, with protein sequence MPELMTVREVADYLRVTQKTIYRLLQKGTIPALKVSHSWRFDRAAIDDWLKSTAVGAKATILVVDDDQTIRDLFRDILEDAGHKVITAGSGAEALEYIKAKDFALVFLDLKMPGMSGADVLRKIRVIDPELPVTIITGFPDSESMAQALSQGPFGVMNKPFGEADVLNAVKSFIRIDRS encoded by the coding sequence ATGCCTGAGCTGATGACTGTGCGTGAGGTAGCTGATTACCTGCGGGTGACCCAGAAAACGATTTATCGTCTTTTACAAAAGGGGACAATCCCGGCACTCAAGGTGAGTCACAGCTGGCGTTTCGACAGAGCGGCCATAGATGATTGGCTGAAGTCCACGGCTGTCGGGGCAAAAGCCACCATACTCGTGGTGGATGACGATCAGACGATCAGAGATCTGTTTCGCGATATTCTGGAAGATGCGGGGCATAAGGTCATCACCGCCGGCAGCGGGGCCGAGGCACTTGAGTATATCAAGGCCAAGGATTTTGCCCTGGTTTTCCTGGACCTTAAGATGCCGGGCATGAGCGGCGCCGATGTGTTACGCAAAATCCGGGTCATAGATCCGGAACTGCCAGTTACAATCATCACCGGTTTCCCTGACAGCGAGAGCATGGCCCAGGCTCTTTCCCAGGGACCTTTCGGCGTCATGAACAAACCGTTCGGAGAAGCTGACGTTTTAAACGCCGTCAAAAGCTTCATCCGTATCGATCGCAGCTAA
- a CDS encoding ATP-binding protein → MPARETDSQQPMREVVERQLLDDAASTFRTMFERSGTGKAVLNKSGIIVMANEALARLVDMNVREIEGKHSWFEFVAETDRKKAQDYHNLRRSHPGLAPERYEFTLVDQNGGSHDIEINVAVFPGTDLSLLSLIEVTHLKTAQEMGRLTRFAVENAGEAIFWLNEKGAVLYANGAASRLLGYNLGGIMSLTIQDIDIGTPRKEWKKRLTELKQSGSSTWESEYRRKDGRVLPVETILSFIQLGDKHYYWVFARDVSDRVQADVREKQLQSELNLSGRLASVGELAAGVAHEINNPLTGIIGFSERLLRKCADEKMTTDLKRIHSEAQRAAKVVQNLLTFARQRQPKKEPVDVNDIVSESLELREYELRQRGITVITHLGELPCLMADYYQLEQVLVNLIINAEQAMARSGKGDRLIVTTGELDGYIVITVTDNGPGIEPKHLDKLFDPFFTTRADDGGTGLGLSICHGIVMEHGGRISASSELGEGTTFTVSIPLKGGSCPSPEA, encoded by the coding sequence ATGCCTGCCAGGGAGACTGACAGCCAGCAGCCGATGCGTGAGGTAGTGGAGCGGCAGTTACTCGATGACGCTGCTTCGACTTTCCGCACGATGTTCGAGCGCAGCGGTACCGGTAAGGCAGTGCTCAACAAGAGCGGTATCATCGTCATGGCCAACGAGGCGTTGGCTCGGCTCGTCGACATGAATGTCCGCGAGATCGAAGGCAAGCATTCCTGGTTCGAGTTCGTGGCCGAGACCGATCGGAAGAAAGCCCAGGATTACCATAATTTGCGCCGTTCTCACCCGGGGCTGGCGCCGGAGCGGTACGAATTCACACTCGTCGACCAGAATGGCGGCTCACACGATATAGAGATCAACGTGGCGGTTTTCCCCGGCACCGATCTCTCGCTACTATCGCTCATCGAAGTGACTCATCTAAAAACAGCCCAGGAGATGGGAAGACTGACCCGGTTCGCGGTGGAAAACGCTGGTGAGGCTATTTTCTGGCTTAATGAAAAAGGTGCGGTGCTTTATGCCAATGGCGCCGCCAGCCGGCTCCTGGGGTATAACCTTGGAGGCATCATGTCACTCACCATTCAGGACATAGATATCGGGACACCCCGGAAGGAATGGAAAAAGCGGCTCACGGAACTTAAGCAATCCGGTTCCTCAACCTGGGAATCAGAATACCGACGGAAAGACGGGCGGGTATTGCCCGTTGAAACGATACTGAGTTTTATCCAGTTGGGCGACAAGCATTACTATTGGGTGTTTGCCCGGGATGTTTCCGATCGGGTGCAGGCCGACGTACGAGAAAAGCAGCTTCAATCGGAGCTCAACCTGTCCGGGCGGCTGGCGTCGGTGGGAGAGTTGGCCGCCGGGGTAGCCCATGAGATCAATAACCCTCTCACAGGGATCATCGGATTTTCGGAACGGCTGCTCAGAAAATGTGCCGACGAGAAAATGACCACCGATTTGAAACGCATCCATTCCGAGGCTCAGCGTGCCGCCAAGGTGGTGCAGAATCTATTGACCTTTGCCCGGCAACGCCAGCCGAAGAAAGAACCGGTCGATGTCAATGATATCGTCTCGGAGTCATTGGAGCTGAGGGAGTACGAATTGCGCCAGCGCGGGATCACGGTTATCACCCACCTGGGTGAACTACCTTGCCTCATGGCGGATTATTACCAGTTAGAGCAGGTTCTGGTCAACCTGATCATCAATGCCGAACAGGCCATGGCCAGATCCGGCAAAGGCGACAGACTCATCGTTACCACTGGTGAGTTGGACGGCTACATCGTGATCACGGTGACCGACAACGGCCCGGGCATCGAACCTAAGCATCTCGACAAACTTTTCGATCCTTTTTTCACCACTCGCGCCGACGATGGGGGGACTGGCTTGGGGTTGTCCATCTGCCACGGCATCGTCATGGAGCATGGCGGCCGAATCAGCGCCTCCAGTGAACTGGGTGAAGGTACCACGTTTACGGTGTCCATTCCGCTGAAGGGCGGCAGTTGCCCCTCCCCGGAAGCCTAA
- a CDS encoding DUF167 domain-containing protein — translation MNQAIIIVRIQPGAGKTGVVGRHDEGVKIRVAAPPEKGKANATLIEFVAERLSISRDAVEILRGHTSRNKVLRITGMDQAEALRRMLGED, via the coding sequence GTGAATCAAGCGATTATCATAGTCCGCATCCAGCCCGGCGCCGGTAAAACCGGGGTAGTCGGCCGCCACGACGAGGGCGTTAAAATACGGGTTGCCGCGCCGCCGGAAAAAGGAAAGGCCAACGCCACACTGATCGAGTTTGTCGCGGAACGTTTGAGTATCAGTAGAGATGCAGTCGAAATACTGAGGGGGCACACCAGCCGCAACAAGGTGCTAAGAATTACCGGGATGGACCAGGCGGAAGCCCTGCGAAGGATGCTCGGGGAAGATTAG
- a CDS encoding nicotinamide-nucleotide amidohydrolase family protein has product MASLEQKLGELLLRKELTIGTVESATGGLIAARIISVVGASSYCKGGIIAYHNEVKMRLAGVKYATLLAYGAVSPQVAEEMAAGGRRALGVDICLSDTGIAGPGGATEDKPVGLYYIGLATPDGVWTRKFVFKGKNRQQTRETAVTAALEWAAEILSQPT; this is encoded by the coding sequence GTGGCATCACTCGAACAGAAACTCGGCGAACTATTATTGCGCAAAGAATTGACCATCGGCACGGTCGAATCAGCCACCGGCGGCTTGATCGCAGCGCGGATTATTTCCGTGGTCGGCGCGTCCTCCTATTGCAAGGGTGGCATCATCGCCTACCACAATGAGGTCAAGATGAGACTAGCCGGTGTCAAATATGCCACTCTGTTAGCTTACGGCGCCGTCAGTCCCCAGGTTGCGGAAGAGATGGCCGCTGGCGGTCGCCGCGCCCTAGGGGTGGATATCTGCCTTTCAGACACAGGCATCGCGGGGCCGGGGGGCGCTACCGAAGATAAGCCAGTTGGGCTCTATTACATCGGACTGGCGACGCCCGACGGTGTCTGGACCCGGAAATTCGTCTTCAAGGGCAAGAACCGACAGCAGACACGGGAAACGGCGGTGACAGCAGCGCTGGAATGGGCGGCGGAGATCCTGTCTCAGCCCACGTAA
- the rph gene encoding ribonuclease PH: MSRIDNRAPDELRAIKITPGFQSFAEGSVLIEQGQTRVICSVSMEDRVPAFLRNSGTGWVTAEYAMLPRATSTRTPRESATKISGRSQEIQRLVGRSLRAVTDMSALGERNFVVDCDVLQADAGTRTAAITGGYVALFMAFNRLLQLGVIKKMPLKSQVAAVSVSMYKGEILLDPSFEEDCNADSDFNLVMNSNGEFIEIQGTAEKRAYSRGTIDSVLSLADKGIRQIFEIQAAAVASL; encoded by the coding sequence ATGTCCCGAATCGACAACCGCGCCCCCGATGAGCTTCGAGCCATCAAGATAACCCCCGGTTTCCAATCCTTCGCCGAAGGCTCGGTGCTCATCGAGCAAGGCCAGACCCGCGTCATCTGCTCCGTTTCCATGGAGGACCGGGTCCCCGCGTTCCTCAGGAACTCCGGCACCGGCTGGGTGACCGCGGAATATGCCATGCTGCCGAGGGCGACTTCGACCCGCACGCCCCGGGAATCAGCGACCAAAATATCCGGCCGCAGCCAGGAAATCCAGCGTCTGGTCGGCCGCTCGCTCCGGGCGGTAACCGATATGTCAGCCCTTGGCGAACGCAATTTCGTCGTCGATTGCGATGTCCTCCAGGCCGACGCCGGCACCCGCACCGCCGCGATTACCGGCGGCTATGTGGCGCTCTTTATGGCCTTTAACAGACTGCTGCAATTAGGCGTCATCAAGAAAATGCCCCTGAAATCCCAGGTGGCCGCGGTGAGCGTGAGCATGTATAAGGGAGAGATATTGCTTGATCCGTCCTTCGAGGAGGACTGCAACGCCGACTCAGATTTCAACCTGGTGATGAACTCGAACGGGGAATTCATCGAAATACAGGGAACCGCGGAGAAGCGGGCTTATAGTCGCGGGACCATCGACTCAGTACTGAGTTTGGCCGATAAAGGCATCAGGCAGATCTTCGAGATTCAGGCGGCAGCGGTAGCAAGTTTGTAA
- a CDS encoding glutamate-5-semialdehyde dehydrogenase translates to MTDLELKCRSAKTASRHLSYSPTTVKNAALSNIADGLMLHASGILEANATDQAEARASGMNTAMLDRLILTESRLEAMAADVRCIAALPDPVGEVFDMRTSPNGLIIGKKRVPLGVIAAIYESRPNVTVDITALCLKAGNAVILRGGKETIHSNKALVTVIHDAIEQAGLDRDSVQFIDNTDRALVPELLHMCDFIDLVIPRGGAGLIKFIKENSSIPVVAGGIGVCHTYIDASAKLDDAVAIAFNAKVQRPTVCNALDTLLVHRGIAAVYLPRIAAEWAKAGVEMRCDPAALAILAGQSGIVAVPAAHDDWGREFLALVAAVKVVDSFDAALDHIVTFTSGHSEAIITEDYSAAQRFMNEVDAAAVYVNASTRFTDGAQFGLGAEVGISTQKMHARGPLGLKEITSYKWLIYGSGQVRP, encoded by the coding sequence GTGACCGACCTGGAACTCAAATGCCGCAGCGCCAAGACGGCAAGCCGCCACTTGTCCTACAGTCCCACCACGGTGAAGAACGCCGCTCTATCGAACATCGCTGACGGTTTGATGCTGCACGCGTCCGGGATCCTCGAAGCCAACGCCACCGACCAGGCCGAAGCCCGCGCCTCAGGCATGAACACCGCCATGCTGGACCGGCTCATCCTGACCGAAAGCCGGCTTGAGGCCATGGCCGCCGATGTCCGATGTATCGCCGCTTTGCCCGATCCGGTCGGAGAAGTGTTCGATATGCGCACCTCGCCGAACGGGCTCATCATCGGCAAGAAACGGGTTCCGCTGGGCGTCATCGCCGCGATCTACGAATCCAGGCCGAATGTCACGGTGGACATCACCGCCCTGTGTCTGAAAGCGGGTAACGCCGTCATCCTGCGCGGGGGCAAGGAGACCATCCACTCGAACAAAGCCCTGGTGACCGTCATCCACGACGCCATCGAACAGGCGGGCCTGGATCGTGACTCCGTGCAATTCATCGACAACACCGACCGGGCGCTGGTGCCGGAACTGCTTCACATGTGCGACTTCATCGACTTGGTCATCCCCCGCGGCGGCGCCGGTCTGATCAAGTTCATCAAGGAAAACTCATCCATTCCGGTGGTGGCCGGGGGCATCGGGGTCTGCCATACGTACATCGACGCCTCGGCCAAACTAGACGACGCCGTAGCTATCGCCTTCAATGCCAAGGTGCAGCGGCCGACCGTCTGCAACGCCCTGGATACCCTGCTGGTGCACCGGGGCATCGCCGCGGTTTACCTGCCGAGGATCGCCGCCGAATGGGCCAAAGCCGGTGTCGAGATGCGCTGCGATCCGGCTGCCCTGGCCATTCTGGCGGGACAATCCGGTATAGTTGCCGTTCCGGCCGCTCACGATGACTGGGGCCGGGAGTTCCTGGCGCTCGTAGCCGCCGTCAAGGTCGTCGATTCGTTCGATGCCGCGCTCGACCATATCGTAACCTTCACTTCAGGCCACTCCGAGGCCATCATCACGGAAGACTACTCCGCCGCCCAGCGCTTCATGAACGAGGTCGATGCCGCCGCCGTTTACGTCAACGCCTCCACCCGTTTCACCGACGGCGCCCAGTTCGGTCTCGGCGCGGAGGTAGGCATCTCCACCCAGAAAATGCACGCCCGCGGCCCCCTGGGACTCAAAGAGATCACCAGCTACAAGTGGCTGATCTATGGGTCGGGACAGGTGCGTCCTTAA
- the proB gene encoding glutamate 5-kinase — protein sequence MTEKLCYRRIVIKLGTNLLTGGSGRLDHAVMAGLAAQVAALAGRGGQVVIVTSGAIAAGKEKLGLYKKNRDIPYKQVLASVGQSRLMNLYDGFFSAHGLTVAQALLTRADLNDRSGYLNARNTLLALMELGVITIVNENDVVAVDEIQEAKFGDNDNMSAMVANLVDADLLLILTDIDGLFTADPRVDRNARLIPVVEKITPEIESLAGGTLSAAATGGMVTKLEAAKLATASGVRVVIASGGEPDVIGRVAGGECLGTHFLPQAEPDARQRWLLSGLAARGRIVIDEGAARAVRRCGSLLPAGVTVVEGAFKRGDIVRLIGADGKQLGYGIANYDAGEVDLIKGLHSDRIADTLGHSYGDEVVHHNNLANCQA from the coding sequence ATGACTGAAAAACTCTGCTACCGGCGCATCGTCATCAAGCTAGGCACTAACCTCCTGACCGGGGGCAGTGGCCGGCTGGATCACGCGGTCATGGCCGGTCTGGCGGCCCAGGTGGCGGCTCTGGCCGGCAGGGGCGGCCAGGTGGTCATCGTCACGTCCGGGGCTATCGCCGCCGGTAAAGAGAAGCTGGGACTGTACAAGAAGAACCGGGATATTCCCTACAAACAGGTGCTGGCCTCCGTGGGGCAAAGCCGGCTGATGAACCTCTATGACGGCTTCTTCAGCGCTCACGGCCTGACCGTGGCCCAGGCGCTTTTAACCCGCGCTGACCTCAATGACCGGTCCGGCTACTTGAACGCCCGAAACACCTTACTCGCCCTCATGGAACTGGGGGTTATCACCATCGTCAACGAGAACGACGTGGTGGCGGTGGATGAGATCCAGGAGGCCAAGTTCGGCGACAACGATAATATGTCGGCCATGGTGGCCAACCTCGTCGATGCCGACCTGCTGCTGATCCTGACCGATATCGACGGCCTTTTCACCGCGGACCCTCGCGTCGATAGAAACGCCCGGCTTATACCGGTTGTGGAGAAGATCACCCCGGAGATCGAATCCCTGGCCGGGGGCACCTTGAGCGCCGCCGCCACCGGAGGTATGGTGACCAAGCTGGAGGCGGCCAAACTGGCCACTGCTTCCGGGGTGAGGGTCGTCATCGCCTCCGGAGGGGAACCGGATGTCATCGGGCGCGTCGCCGGCGGGGAATGCCTGGGGACTCATTTTCTGCCCCAGGCCGAGCCTGACGCCCGCCAAAGGTGGCTGCTTTCCGGGTTGGCGGCGCGGGGACGCATTGTCATCGATGAAGGCGCTGCGCGTGCGGTCCGGCGCTGCGGCAGCCTGCTGCCGGCAGGGGTGACGGTCGTCGAGGGGGCTTTCAAGCGGGGTGATATCGTCCGCCTCATTGGAGCCGATGGTAAACAACTGGGTTACGGCATCGCCAATTACGATGCCGGCGAGGTGGACCTGATCAAGGGACTGCATTCCGACCGCATCGCAGACACGCTGGGACATAGTTACGGCGACGAGGTGGTACACCATAATAATCTGGCGAATTGTCAAGCGTAA
- the acpP gene encoding acyl carrier protein, producing MATVFDRVKKIGIEQLGVEEKDIAMESSFADDLGADSLDLVELIMALEEEFSTPDSKLEIPDEDAEKLLTVKNVVEYLKGKGVKD from the coding sequence ATGGCCACAGTTTTTGATCGCGTTAAGAAAATCGGTATCGAGCAGTTGGGCGTCGAGGAAAAAGACATCGCCATGGAATCCAGCTTCGCCGATGACCTGGGTGCCGATTCCCTGGATCTGGTCGAGTTGATCATGGCCCTGGAAGAAGAATTTAGCACCCCGGATTCCAAACTGGAGATCCCGGATGAGGATGCCGAGAAACTGCTCACCGTTAAAAACGTAGTGGAATACCTCAAGGGTAAAGGCGTAAAGGACTAA
- the nusB gene encoding transcription antitermination factor NusB — protein sequence MTNRHDARVLSLKSLYELDMTHHSMDKVIELQVAAVALPTDQETFARAVISSTLQKQEEIDELIHRLAPTYPVLQMAPIDRNILRLAIYEILHDNSVPVRVAINEAVELAKEFGSDSSAKFINGVLSTVATLARRD from the coding sequence ATGACTAACCGCCACGACGCCCGCGTGCTTTCCCTCAAGTCCCTCTATGAGTTGGACATGACTCACCATTCGATGGATAAGGTTATCGAGCTGCAGGTCGCCGCCGTCGCCCTGCCAACCGATCAGGAAACCTTTGCCCGCGCGGTGATCTCAAGTACTCTTCAGAAGCAGGAAGAGATCGATGAACTGATTCACCGGCTGGCTCCCACGTACCCGGTCCTTCAGATGGCCCCCATCGACCGCAACATCCTGCGGCTTGCAATCTACGAGATTTTACACGATAATAGTGTCCCGGTAAGGGTAGCTATTAACGAAGCGGTGGAACTGGCCAAGGAGTTCGGATCGGACAGTTCCGCCAAATTTATAAACGGGGTGCTGAGCACAGTGGCAACGCTGGCCCGGCGCGACTAA
- the fabG gene encoding 3-oxoacyl-ACP reductase FabG, which produces MGLDKRLEGKVAVVTGAGRGIGRAIALRLAADGASVVLNSLSESAEKVAAEITAAGGQAIAVRGDVSKSEDVARLIESATAAYGRLDILVNNAGVTRDNLLLRMSEDDWDTVMDTNLKSVYLCCRAAVKPMLKSRAGGRIINLSSIVGLTGNAGQANYAASKAGIIGFTKALAKELASRQVTVNAIAPGFIVTDMTAGLSEEANQALVKRIPLGTLGTPDDVAAVAAFLASDEARYITGQTLTVDGGMTL; this is translated from the coding sequence ATGGGGTTAGATAAGCGGCTCGAAGGTAAAGTAGCCGTGGTCACCGGCGCCGGGCGCGGCATCGGTCGCGCCATCGCCCTCAGGCTGGCAGCCGACGGGGCATCCGTGGTTCTCAACAGTCTGTCGGAGAGCGCCGAAAAAGTGGCGGCGGAGATTACCGCCGCCGGCGGTCAGGCGATCGCCGTCCGGGGCGATGTTTCCAAATCCGAGGACGTGGCCCGGTTGATCGAGTCCGCCACCGCCGCCTACGGCCGGCTGGACATCCTGGTAAATAACGCCGGCGTCACCCGCGACAATCTCCTGCTGCGCATGAGCGAGGATGACTGGGACACGGTCATGGACACCAACCTGAAGAGTGTTTATCTCTGCTGCCGCGCCGCCGTCAAACCGATGCTTAAAAGCCGCGCCGGCGGACGCATCATCAACCTGTCAAGCATCGTCGGCCTTACCGGCAACGCCGGACAGGCTAATTACGCCGCTTCCAAGGCCGGCATCATCGGCTTTACCAAGGCGTTAGCCAAAGAACTGGCATCACGCCAGGTAACGGTCAACGCCATCGCCCCCGGCTTCATCGTCACCGATATGACAGCAGGCCTGTCCGAGGAAGCGAACCAGGCGCTGGTCAAGCGCATCCCGTTGGGGACTCTCGGCACTCCGGACGACGTGGCGGCGGTAGCCGCCTTCCTCGCCTCCGATGAAGCGCGTTACATCACCGGTCAAACGCTGACCGTCGACGGCGGAATGACACTATAG
- the fabD gene encoding ACP S-malonyltransferase, which translates to MDNPKLAYVFPGQGAQAPGMGQDVYDEFDAARAVFKAADERLGFAISEFCFEGPEEKLRETAIAQPAMVTVSLAYLAAARDMEVLPEPDFVAGHSLGEYTALAAAGALDFTDAIQLASLRGRLMQMAAQQSPGSMAAVLGMDEAGLAEIAAANGVYIANYNSPGQLVLSGARENMVKAVESLAAKGVKVVPLNVSGAFHTPLMASAAEGLAKVVERLNFTDAKIPIIANTTGLPITAAEDIRAELLKQLTESVYWQKSVEYMSGAGVGTVIEIGPGKVLTGLIRRINRDLKTMNISDAQTIKNLQDVSWG; encoded by the coding sequence GTGGATAATCCCAAACTGGCTTATGTCTTCCCCGGTCAGGGCGCCCAGGCGCCGGGCATGGGGCAGGACGTTTATGATGAGTTTGACGCCGCGCGTGCCGTTTTCAAGGCCGCCGACGAAAGGCTCGGCTTTGCCATTTCCGAGTTCTGCTTCGAAGGTCCCGAGGAAAAGCTCAGGGAGACCGCCATCGCCCAGCCGGCCATGGTAACGGTCAGCCTTGCCTACCTCGCCGCCGCCCGCGATATGGAAGTGTTGCCGGAGCCGGATTTCGTGGCCGGGCACTCGCTGGGTGAATACACTGCTTTGGCTGCCGCCGGCGCCCTTGATTTCACCGATGCTATCCAGTTAGCTTCCCTGCGTGGCCGGTTGATGCAGATGGCTGCTCAGCAGTCGCCGGGCTCGATGGCGGCAGTGCTGGGAATGGATGAAGCCGGGCTCGCCGAGATCGCCGCCGCTAACGGCGTCTATATCGCTAATTACAACAGTCCCGGCCAGCTGGTGCTCTCCGGTGCCAGAGAAAACATGGTGAAGGCTGTCGAATCCCTCGCCGCCAAGGGCGTCAAAGTGGTGCCGCTAAACGTTTCCGGCGCCTTCCACACCCCGCTCATGGCTTCCGCCGCCGAAGGCCTGGCCAAAGTGGTCGAAAGGCTCAATTTCACGGACGCCAAGATTCCCATCATCGCCAATACCACCGGCCTGCCCATAACCGCAGCTGAGGATATCCGGGCGGAACTGCTCAAGCAACTGACTGAGAGCGTTTACTGGCAGAAATCGGTGGAATACATGTCCGGCGCCGGCGTCGGCACCGTGATCGAGATCGGCCCGGGCAAAGTACTCACCGGTCTCATCCGTCGTATCAACCGGGATCTGAAAACGATGAATATCTCCGACGCCCAGACGATCAAGAACCTGCAGGACGTCTCATGGGGTTAG
- the rpmF gene encoding 50S ribosomal protein L32, giving the protein MPVPKRKTTPARQGERRSHLHLEEQQLVECKQCHQPKLSHRACPACGDYNGRQVLDIEGKAQKKAEKAKKEQK; this is encoded by the coding sequence ATGCCCGTACCCAAGCGTAAAACTACCCCCGCCCGCCAGGGCGAGCGCCGCAGCCACCTGCACCTTGAAGAACAGCAACTGGTGGAGTGCAAGCAATGCCACCAGCCGAAGCTGTCGCACCGGGCCTGTCCCGCCTGCGGCGACTATAACGGCCGCCAGGTCCTCGACATAGAGGGTAAGGCGCAGAAAAAAGCCGAAAAGGCCAAGAAAGAACAAAAATAG